Sequence from the Candidatus Phytoplasma solani genome:
TCATCGGCGTTAATAGTGATAATGCGGTTGGGCTCTTGTTTAGCTAATTGTAAATAACCTTCGCGGATTTTTTGATGAAATTGCACTTTTTCTAAATCAAGACGATTTTGTGTACCAGAACGAAAAAAAGCTAATCTTCTTTTGGCAATCTCAGGATCTAAATCGAGATAAAAAGTGATGTTTGGGGGGTGTTTTAAAGCAAAATCATTAATTTGGGCGATATAATCTTTGCCTAATTGCCTGGCATATCCTTGATAAACAAAAGAAGAATCAACATAACGATCACAAATAACGATATTTTTATTTTGTAAAGCTGGAAGGATTATATGATTTAAATGTTCGATCCGATCGGCTGCATAAAGTAAAGCTTCGGTTTGTAAAGATATCGCTGGCATCTCAGGGTTTAAAAGGGTTTGTCTGATGAAACTAAAAGATGGGTACCCGCCTGGTTGTTTTGTTAAAAGTACTTCATAATTGTCTTTTTTTAATTTTTTAGCTAAAATGCGCGCTAAAGTTGTTTTTCCTGCCGCTTCGCCGCCTTCAAAAGTAATAAACATAATGATTATAAATTCTCCTTTTTTTTGATGAATTGAACTTAAAAATTTTTATGTTGATAAAGACAAAAACTAAACTAAGAAAAGTTCAATAAAAAATTTTTTTCAAAAGCAAACCTTTAGCTGGCGCTAAAAAAGTGGCTTTTTGCTTAGTTTGACGCCATAACATAGCTTGGAAAAGTTCTAAAGACAGTCTATTTTTGCCAATTTCAATTAAACTTCCTACCAAAAAACGAACCATATATCTTAGAAAACCATCGGCATGGATGATTAAAATATATTGTTGAGAAGTTTCTTTGAAAAAAGCATGGAAAATATTTTTGATAAATTTTTTGTTTTGTTTTTCGTTGGTAAAAGAAGTAAAATCATGTTTACCTACAATCAAGCTGAGAGCTAGTTTCATTTTAGCAAAATCAAGGTTGGCATAAAAAACTTGAAAACGATAATTAAAAGCATTTAGGGGTGTTTTGGCAAAAAAATAATGATAGGTTTTTGATTTGACTAAATAACGAGCATGAAAGGTAGAAGGGACTATTTGCATTTGTTTGACTCTAATATCTGGGGGTAAAAGGTGATTCAAAGTTGTTTTAAATTGTTGAGCGATGATGTAAAAAGGAGTTTTAAAATGGAGTGTTTGACCTTGGGCGTGCACTCCTTTATCGGTTCTACTAGCTGCAATTGTATTAATTATGCAATTAGTCATTAATTTTAAAGTATCTTCTAAGGTTTGTTGAATGGTCTTAGTGTTGGGTTGTTTTTGGTAGCCATGATAAAGAGTACCATCATAACTTAAAATCAATTTATAAAAATAATGTCGCAAATTAACCTCCTAGTTAAAGAATTTTAAAGTTAAGGGGTCGAAAAGACGGTCAATCAAAAAGTACCAGTGCAAAAAAAGCAAAAAAGAAGAAAATATTGATGAACTAACTATTATTATATCACAAAACCAGTGAGCCAAAGAAAGTTAACTAGTTAACAAAAAACATTATTGACGGTAAAAGTAAATTTTGCAATAATATTTTTTTAAAAATTTAGGATAACATAACTAAAGTAAAATGACTGAGTAATTTTTTTAACATACAACTTTTAATTAAAGCAAAAAAAGACCCTAATAATTAGAGTCTTTTGAAAATTGAATAAGTTTTAAAAGAAAAAAAACTGCAAAAATTAATCTTCTAAAATAATATTTTCTTTTTTAAGTCGGCAATAAAAAGGAATGAATAAGGCTAAAGTGGCAATCAGACAGAATAAATTACCTAACAAAAGACTTAAACCAACTTTAGTGGCATCATCATCCATTTTAAAAATATGAGCCTCTTTAAAAAGTAGTAGAAAAAAAATACCAACAATAATTCTTACTAAATTCATACTTAAAGAAACTTTGGTTTTTTTAAAGCAGGTAAAAAAACTAAATAAAATGATAGAAGTACAAGTTAAAAATAAGGCTGTTGTTTCGAAATACAATAATATTTTAAAAGTACATGATTCAGGAGAGTTCTCGGTAGTTAAATTGTCTTTGCCAGTTAACCAAGACAAAATAGTTGGATAACAAAAAATATTAACTAAACTACCGATGATCGCTAACACAAAGATAGCAATAAGAATCTTTTTGAAGGTATCAAAAACACGAGTCATGTTATTTTGACCTAAATTTGGAGAAATAATAGCATTCTGGGAATCAGCAAAGGCATTAATAATATTTAAAAAAATATTATTAACAGTAACTACTAAAATTAATTGAGCATCAATCCCCGCTCCGTTATCATAATTATTTTTAATAATCATACTAATAACCATTCGACCAATACTACAAGTCATAATACTAGCACAAACAGGAGTAGCTAAGATAAAAAGGTTTTTTAAAAAAGCTTTGTCAAAACGAAATTTTTTCAAAATAATTTTTAAATGATTGTTTTGGTTGAAAAACAAAAACCAAAAAACAAATAAAGTGATGATAGCATGAGCAGCCAAAGTTGCCCAAGCTAAAGAAGTGATATTTTCTCCGAAGTGCCAAAAAACCAAAGATAAAATGATTTTAACAACAACATTGACTAAAGTTGTCCATAAAACCATTTTATTATTACCTTTAGCTCGTTCTAAAGCTAAAAAAACGATATTAATGATAATGCAAACCAGAGAAGCAATAATAATAAGATAATAATTGGTTAATTCATTTTGTTGTTTTTGGTCGCTGATCTTAGATAAATCAACAAATTGATGTAAAATAATGTTTTTAAAAACTACAGTACATAAAAAAGTAACAATAACTCCTATAATAATTGATACCACAAAGGTTTGAGCTAAATAAAGACGCATTTTTTCGGTATTTTTGCGTCCAAAAGTTCGACCAACTAAAATAACGCCGGCAGTGGCGATTGAAGCCCCAAAAGGCATTAAAATTTCTTTAACGATGTGCACCCGATTCATAGACGATAAAAAATTATCTGAATAGAGATTTTGTGTTTGATTTCTATTAACGACTACAATATCATAAGCGTTAAAGAAAGTTTGGAAAACTAAATAAAGCATAATAGGAAAAGTGACATATAAAATGACTTTCCATAAGTTGCCTTCTAAAAAAAACTTTCTTTGATTTTCTTCAGCGATTCTAAATTTTTCTTTAGCTAATTGCTGTTTTTTTTGAACTATCATAAAACCTCCAATGATTGTTTGTTTTGGTGATAATGTAAAAAAAAATACTAATAACATTATATATTTTATCAAAAAAAATGTCTTTTTAAACACGGAAACAAACCAACTCAAAAGAGGGATTAAAGGCTTAATGATGAATTAATAACTACAATTAAGTCAAAAAAAAGTTAATCACAGTTCTTAGTAAAAAAAGTTTTGATTTTAAAATTTGTAAAGTTTAGTAACTTTAAGAAAAATAAGATTTTTTTAGTTTTTTTTAAGTTATGAGGAGATATTTTAAAAAAAAATGCTGCTTGCAATAAGCGGCATTTATTTTTATAAAAATCAATTTTTAGACAATTTTTTTATCGTCGTTGAATTGCGACATAATCAAAATACCATTAGCTGTAATACTAAAAGTTTTAGCCAAAGCATCGGCTTTTAAAACAGCAATATTGGTTTTAGTACGATCTTGACGGATAATTTTAATAGTTGTTTGTGTGGGGGTTGTAATTTCGATAGAACCATCCAAATCAAAAGCAGCAAATTGATTGCGCCATGTAAGTAGGTGCAATAATTTTTGGACAACAAGGCGTTTTACTTCTTTTTCGATTTCTTGAAGCGAATAATAATGACGGTTGATATTACGACCTTCTTTTGTTTTTTCTAATAATTCAATATCGTTTAAACCAGCTAAAAGACCAACATAATAAACTTGTGGAATGCCTGGTGCAAAAACTTGGAAAACTCGGCTCAATAAATAAGCATTATCATCATTACCTAAAGCCGAATAATAAGTTGAATTAATTTGATAAATATCTAAATTATTGTAAGAAGCTGAAGAGTAGGTTTTTTTAACGTTGGCACCAATTTGATATAACTTTTTGGAAGTATTGTTGTTGTTCTGAATTGTTAAAAAAACGGAAAATATAGAGATGTAATAAAACTAAAACTACTACAAAAACGGCACAAAAAGAGTTTCGAACTGGGTTTTTGCTTAAAAATTGTCAAATAGAATTAAAAAAAGTCTTTACTTTTACTTTAAACTTATTATTTTTTTGGATAATTATACATAACTTCCTACCTTTACTTTTTTTTATTTAATTTATTTAAAACATTTTACAAACATAATATTTTCATTACAAAAATATTATTAATTTAATTATAACATACTTGTTGTTAATTTTATTTTATTTTTATTTTATTGCCAAAAAAAAGAGATGACCAAAATCATTAGGCCATCACTAAGGATTTTAATTACAATTTTTGATAATTTATGAGTTAGTTTTAGTTTTGCAAGAATTTCAATGTTTATGATATGAAAGTTTTAAATTTGGAAATGAAGATATGAACTTATCTTTTAAAAAGGACAGTAATAAAAAATTAAAATCAATCTAAATAACAACACATAATAACACCAAATTATTTCCAAACATCATATTGATTGCAATTTATTAAAAAAAATGATAGAATAAATTAGATTATAGATAGCAAGGAGGTAGTAAAATTTAATGATAAGTAAAGAAGAAATTCAAAAGATTTTAAACTTATCGTTACAGCAAGGCGCAGATTTTGCTGAATTATTTTTTGAAAATACTAACTCTGATTTTCTTAAGATCATAGGAGATAAAGTAGTAGGTGCCAAGTATAGCAATATTTTTGGAGTAGGTATCCGTTTATTACAAGGTTTAGATGAAGTTTATGGTTATACCAACCAAACAGATTATGATAGTATTTTATCTTTGGTTTTAAAGATGAGACAATCTTTTCAAGGTAAAGCCACTTTGGCTATCCCTTTGAAAGAATCGCAAAAGATACCCAATTCTACGCAAAAACACTTTAACTCCATGTCTAAACTCCAAAAAGCACAAATTTTATTAAAACTATCAAAAATAATAAAAGATTATGATGCTAGTATTATTCAATCAATAGTTACTCTTAACGAAAAAGAACAACATGTTTTAATTGCAAATAGTTTAGGGGTTTATCAAAAAGATACAAGAAATTATATTCGTTGCTCCATGTCGGCTTTCGCTCAAGAAAACGAAGAAATGCAAGAAGGCAGTCAAGCACTAGGTAGATCTATGGGTTTAGAATTTTTTGATCAAATTGATTTAGAAAGTTTAGCTATTAGTGCTGCTAGTCAAGCAGTTTCATTATTGCAAGCTTCATCTTTGCAGCCGCAAACAATGCCTGTTGTAATTAATCACGGCTTTGGTGGAGTAATTTTTCATGAAGCTTGTGGTCATCCTTTAGAGGCTACTGCGATTGCTAAAGGTTTGTCGCCTTTTAACAACAAACTTAACCAAAAAGTTGCTTCCGAAGTGGTTAGTGCTTATGATGATGGTACGATTGAAGGAGCTTGGGGGAGCCTTAATTTTGATGATGAAGGACACAAGACCCAAAAAAATCTTTTGATTGAAAAAGGCATTTTAAAAGGATATTTAGTCGATTATCGCAACGGTCGCAAAATGAAAACACAAGCTACGGGTTCTTCACGCAGACAATCTTATAAATATTCTCCTACTTCTCGGATGAATTCAACTTACATTGAAAAAGGCAACGAAACGCCTGAACAAATTATCAAAGATACTCCTTACGGTCTATATGCCAAAAGTTTAGGTGGAGGAACAGTGATACCTGCTACTGGAGAATTTAATTTTGTTGTCAACGAAGGTTATCTGATCGAAAACGGGAAATTAACGACCCACGTCAAAGGGGCGATGTTAATCGGTCATGGCGCTGATATCTTACAAAAAATTGATCGTGTTGCCAATGATTTAGTTTTGGGTCAAGGGATGTGCGGTTCACTTTCTGGTTCTATTCCAGTTGATGTCGGTCAGCCTACTATTAGAGTAAAAGAGATGATTGTAGGAGGAACAAAGACCAAATGACTTCAAAAGCAATCAATTATCAAAAATGGATTAATCAAAGTTTAGAACAAGGCTTTGAAGGTTTGGAAATACTTATCGAAGAAAACAAAGGTTTTGAGTTAACTTTAGATAAAAGTCAAATCGATAATACTATTTATAACGATAATACTACTGTTATTTTAAGAGGAATTTTTAATAACAAAGAAGCTTCTCTTTTTTTTGAAAAAATTGATGATAAAACTTTTAGAGATGCTTTAATTAAATTAAAAGAAAATTGTCAAACTATTACTACTTGTGAACCGGCCATTATTTTTGAAGGTTCACCCAGCTATCCGGAAGTTTTAGAAAATAACTTTGATTTTAGTCAAATCCCTTTCCAAGCGAAACGACAATTATTATTAAAAGCAGAAAAACAACTCAAAAAAAGTGCTTATTTGCAAACAGCTAATAACATTTTTTATTCAGAAAATTATTATAAAAAGACTTTATTAAATTCTAAGGGCATCAATTTAACTCACCAAAATAGTTATGCTTCTTTATATGTAGCAGGGGTTTTTCAAAAAGATCAAGACATCGAAAGCCATGGTAAAAGTGTCTTAGCAAAAGAATTTAGCGCGTTTGATCCAATCAAGCAAGCTAGACAAGTAGTCAAGGAAGCAGAAAAGCAATTGGGAGG
This genomic interval carries:
- the tmk gene encoding dTMP kinase; the encoded protein is MFITFEGGEAAGKTTLARILAKKLKKDNYEVLLTKQPGGYPSFSFIRQTLLNPEMPAISLQTEALLYAADRIEHLNHIILPALQNKNIVICDRYVDSSFVYQGYARQLGKDYIAQINDFALKHPPNITFYLDLDPEIAKRRLAFFRSGTQNRLDLEKVQFHQKIREGYLQLAKQEPNRIITINADDSLAKISFVIYRKVKALLCRLNHC
- the truA gene encoding tRNA pseudouridine(38-40) synthase TruA; this encodes MRHYFYKLILSYDGTLYHGYQKQPNTKTIQQTLEDTLKLMTNCIINTIAASRTDKGVHAQGQTLHFKTPFYIIAQQFKTTLNHLLPPDIRVKQMQIVPSTFHARYLVKSKTYHYFFAKTPLNAFNYRFQVFYANLDFAKMKLALSLIVGKHDFTSFTNEKQNKKFIKNIFHAFFKETSQQYILIIHADGFLRYMVRFLVGSLIEIGKNRLSLELFQAMLWRQTKQKATFLAPAKGLLLKKIFY
- a CDS encoding MATE family efflux transporter; the encoded protein is MLLVFFFTLSPKQTIIGGFMIVQKKQQLAKEKFRIAEENQRKFFLEGNLWKVILYVTFPIMLYLVFQTFFNAYDIVVVNRNQTQNLYSDNFLSSMNRVHIVKEILMPFGASIATAGVILVGRTFGRKNTEKMRLYLAQTFVVSIIIGVIVTFLCTVVFKNIILHQFVDLSKISDQKQQNELTNYYLIIIASLVCIIINIVFLALERAKGNNKMVLWTTLVNVVVKIILSLVFWHFGENITSLAWATLAAHAIITLFVFWFLFFNQNNHLKIILKKFRFDKAFLKNLFILATPVCASIMTCSIGRMVISMIIKNNYDNGAGIDAQLILVVTVNNIFLNIINAFADSQNAIISPNLGQNNMTRVFDTFKKILIAIFVLAIIGSLVNIFCYPTILSWLTGKDNLTTENSPESCTFKILLYFETTALFLTCTSIILFSFFTCFKKTKVSLSMNLVRIIVGIFFLLLFKEAHIFKMDDDATKVGLSLLLGNLFCLIATLALFIPFYCRLKKENIILED
- a CDS encoding TldD/PmbA family protein — protein: MISKEEIQKILNLSLQQGADFAELFFENTNSDFLKIIGDKVVGAKYSNIFGVGIRLLQGLDEVYGYTNQTDYDSILSLVLKMRQSFQGKATLAIPLKESQKIPNSTQKHFNSMSKLQKAQILLKLSKIIKDYDASIIQSIVTLNEKEQHVLIANSLGVYQKDTRNYIRCSMSAFAQENEEMQEGSQALGRSMGLEFFDQIDLESLAISAASQAVSLLQASSLQPQTMPVVINHGFGGVIFHEACGHPLEATAIAKGLSPFNNKLNQKVASEVVSAYDDGTIEGAWGSLNFDDEGHKTQKNLLIEKGILKGYLVDYRNGRKMKTQATGSSRRQSYKYSPTSRMNSTYIEKGNETPEQIIKDTPYGLYAKSLGGGTVIPATGEFNFVVNEGYLIENGKLTTHVKGAMLIGHGADILQKIDRVANDLVLGQGMCGSLSGSIPVDVGQPTIRVKEMIVGGTKTK